In Ornithodoros turicata isolate Travis chromosome 1, ASM3712646v1, whole genome shotgun sequence, the DNA window tgcggggcaccaaaaccaccaaaactacgacgaaagacgcttcccgaacgagagctctctggacatgcgtccgaacgcttctatgatttcccttccaaatgagctggagaaattccaagctccaacggcgccacctggctgtaacggctctctccaccatgctctcctcgcgctacatccagaaagcagaaagtcgcgcgtacgggtgaccagtgccattggaaagaggacgtttttcccgtcaaaataagtcttcaatcacatttctacgccaacaaacaaccgacatcgaaaaaaatgccccagccccatgtataacgagccgcttttgccatgtttgtcctcactcgagaatggagagagataaaaagatcccgcaagtttctagccgttcggtgttcggagtgcacgaatccattaataggtgattcagatctcccacagggttcaaacctaaaaacagggacgaaggtgcgcagaaggagagtcagcctaaggaatttcgggaataacgccataacctgtagtaaatagacggaaggtgcgaattgaaaagttgtagagcaaagaacgaagaacacgcatgcaaaatttccagtaaattggacgttaggtaagcgagattacggcactaaaggaacggcacccacggaagcgtctccgagcggcgtcagccagacttgctggcgccagtgccatgaccctccaactgcaaagcccatatctggggaacggagagtctcgcgcttacgggattaaagcggttggaaagagcacgtcaagagcttcaaaactatgtcaaacacgactctgtaggtgcgatggaaacggttttaggggaaaaacagccggcagtcccatgtattgggaggagtgtaaacacggaaaccggtagctcgagaaccagaagactttgacagctgtagtaaattttgccacgttcaccgagttgaggcgagtacattctagaaagatgaaaactgtccgacgagggcttccgtccgaaaaagggcatcaaagcttaaaaaaacagagttacgaacgcgtctctgcccacaacccccgaaccgctaaagaccgactcatggttccatttgaccgatcgtagagcgactcaagtcctactaggacggaaattctggcgtcgacaTGACCACcggggcggatgttacggagctccgaatgtatcggaagtgcagacggaggcctggaattttcaagtatctcgactactcttaggatttcctgcgagccgtgagagtgcacgtgaaggcgaaggattggggaatccgtcacaacaagccacgtcctgatagaaccggtttagtcGTAGAAATTAGACCGAaaaccccatcgacaccgcaatgtcgctcgatggggttcaaccgccacctcgacctgttgcgcactgttgtcgaagtttgtgcttaaatagtactcaaaggaatgcacgcatcattgtatgcttgatgtttcgtcgactagtaatgggcatactctatgcatgttccataaatgaatgcaaccagtccattcagttgttttcaacctaaaaaaatatattcatttgcagtggttctaatagaattcgcacttgataacctgccgtatgtgtgcgcgttggcaaacatgattgaatatgactagttcgttctgggcccctgttttgaaggaatcaaataatgtttgttgctgtgttaatatatcacttccatatctgaaaataattccccacgtcctccccacatgaTACCAAACAGGCcacgtaagatctcccatagctcctttttgatgccttgtaggatcctacaagtctgctacgtagccggatataggcgatgtagtgtcctacaactctcctatattgccgaatatgggacaagtaggacaccacaactctcctacatagcctaatatgagacatgtaggatcctatgactcacctatatgtgaattaatataggacatgtaggatcccacaactttcccacatgatacaaaataggacataaaggatcctacatcaatttgtataggataaataggatcgcatacaacctatttggctttttttcaacaggggaACGTGCTGTAGCGTGCCTCAGCGGGCTTGAGGCGGCGGGAGAAGAAACCGAGCGGCCGCCACTCGCCGTCAGCAAACTGTTGCAGAACAGCACCAACGGATGTGGTCGAAGCGTCCGTCATCAGGCGTGTTGGGGCAGATGGAATCGGATGAACGAGCAAAGTTGCGCTCACCAAAGCTTGTTTTGCCGCCTGAAAGGAACTCTCTGCTTCCGGAGACCAGGATAACGGGGAAGTGGATGGTGTCGGTGCCCTTAGGAGGTCGGTGAGGGGATGTAGGACGAATGCGCAGCGGGGAATGAAACGACGGTGGAAATTGAGCAAGCCCAAGAACTGGCGGAGCTGTCGGACTGTTTGCGGGCGCGGGAAATAGCGGACGGCTTGACTTTTCGACTCCAGCGGGCGTATGCCGTGCTGGTCGATGTGATGGCCAAGGAACTGGGCTTCGCTTTGTCCGAAACTACACTTCTTTAATCACCAGGCCATGCTCTTGAAGGCATGTGAACACTTGGCCGAGATGATCGACGTGTTCTTGCTGGGAGGCGCTTGCAATAAGGAGATCGTCTATGTATGCATAGACGAATGGCAATCCCCGTAGCACGTCATTGATGAACCGCTGGAAGCTTTGCGCTGCATTGCGCAGGCCGAATGGCATTCTCACGAATTCATATAGCCCAAAGGGTGTAATAACGGCGGTCTTCGGGATGTCGGGCGGGTGCACAGGGATCTGGTGATAAGCCTTAACCAAATCCAGGGTGGTAAATACTGTGCAGCCCGCAAGATCAGCCGTAAAATCGTGAATATGGGGCAGCGGGTACCTGTCCGGTGTTGTCTTGGTGTTGAGGGCTCTATAATCCCCGCACGGCCTCCAGTCACCTGGGTCTTTCTTCGGTACCATGTGTAATGGTGATGCCCAACTACTGGAGGACGGGCGGATGATGCCCAGGTCCAACATATGCTCAAACTCTCGTTTGGCTATGGCAAGACGAGTACCGTGGAGCCGGCGGTAGCGAGAAGAGACGGGAAGGCCGGTGGTAGCGATGTGGTGTGTCACGTTGTGTTTGACTTGGGCCTTCAGATTACAGGGCTTCGTAATGTCCGGGAACTCGTCCAGGAGCAGGGTGTATGGCGAAGGAGGACGAAGCGCGCGGATACCGGTCGGAGCTTGCGGAGACGAGGCACCTGTCACCTGAAGCGTAGTGGTGCTGTCACATAAGCGGCGTTGGCGGACATTAGCGGCAAGGTTGAAGAATGCCAAGAAATCTGCGCCTAGTATGGGTTGCGTGACGTCGGCAATAACGAACACCCAGCGGAAAGTTCGCCTCAGTCAAAGGTCGAGCGTTAAAGAGCGTAGCCCATACGTCTTGATCGCTGTGTCATTTGCGGCTTGAAGGTTTGAGCCGGAGTGGGAACGGCGACGATCAGCAGCAGACGCTGGAATTACGCTGAACTCAGCGCCAGTGTTGACCAGAAAACGATAGCCCGCGATGCGGTCGCGTATAGTGAAGAGGCGGCTGGGAGTAGGGCCGGGATCGCCTGCCGCCATCAGTGATCGGCCCGTTGGTTTTCCTGCCAAGCGCAGGGTGGGACGCAACGTTGAGCTCTGTGTCGAAAACGATGATGGTACCAGCAAAGCCGGTTAGCGGCCTGGGGTTCTTGAGAAGGAGTCGGTGATGAGCGGCGGCGGGATCGGGGAGCGGAACGGCTACGGCGCCGAGGACCGGCAGCCGTAAGAGACTGCAAGGCATCAGTGAGCTGTTGAAGCTGGAGCTCAATGCGGTCCAAGCGCGGAGACTGCTCCGAGGTGGCTGCGGCCATAATGGACGGCCAAGGGGGCTCTGAGTAATCCGCAATCCGGTCAGCCAACGTGGCCAGTCGGTCAAGGGATAAATCTTCCGACCCTGCCAAAACCACACGCATCGCTTGCGGAAGTCTTTGAAAGAACAGCTCTCTCAAGATGGGTTGCTGTGCTTCGGTAGCGGAATCGCCGAGGAGTTGTTTCATGCGATGGAGCATATGCGATGGCTTTCGGTCGCCCAAGTCTTCGTCAGACAGTAGCTGCTGGAGTTTAGCGCGTGCGGACACTTCCATTCtgtccaagatggcggtcttCAGAACGTCGTATGCCTGATCGAGCTGAACTGCGACGAGGACATCGTCCAGTTCTGCCGCAACTTCCGGAGGAAGACCAACCAGAACGTGAAAATACTTTGACTGTTGGGACTCGATATGTCGAAGCTGAAATTGGGCCTCGACCTGTCTGAACCAAGACCGCGGGTTCTGGCGCCAAAAAGGGGGCAACCGCAGCGTAGCGGTCGTCGAAATAGGCGGATCATCGGCGCTGGAGGAATGATTGCCTGAGGGTGAAGCCATCGACTCAGGCAAAGGCTGCGTATGTTCGACGTGGGTCACCAAATGAGGCAGGCAACGCGGAGGGAGAAGAAAGGACTACCGCAGCCTGCGAAGGTTTGGAAACAACTGAATGTTTATTGTCGCCCCTCGCGCTCGCCTTAGCTGAGCGCTCGTCGTCATCTTTAGATAGCTGCGCTACAATGCAAAAACACCCACCAACCATGGCTTCCAGCCAAGCAGGTAGGCAGTCAGACATGCCCAAGCCTGCCTGATCACTAGCTATGAGGTGCTCTTACACGCATGGGCAGGGGTTGTAGATCATCTCTACTTGCTCTGTTGCAACTGCTTTTTCTATAATTGTTTGGTGAGAATAACACATTCCATAGGGCACAGCAAATAATTCTAGGTTacataatttaaaaaaagtaaaattATTTGCAATACCACAACAAAACGTGTggtctgcaacaacaacaacaaataagttaatgataatgaatggggaaattcgcctgTGGTCTGCAAAAATTCATCACTTCTGCGAGATTTCTGTGAATCGTGTAAAGTTAAGGGCTTTCAATAACAACTACCGATACATTAATATGAATACAGGAGAGCCACATATAAAAGTTTATTCTTATTGGCACGCAGTACTCACCATAATTACTTGATGCAAAGAAGGATCATTGTGTCTGCCTATGTTCACATTTCATTTTAGTAAATTTTAAACCAATTGGTCTCTCTTGTCCCCTTGCTTAAGGCAGAAGAAAGAATTTACTGCGTAAAGAATAAGAGATAAATAATACTCAAGATCTTACCACCACCGAAATCGTGGATCAGAGAATGGGAATGAGGCTGCAGTATAAGGTGtgcaacatgttttttttttctgttttcaatTGTGTTAATTTTGTTGTAAGATTTTGGAATTTGTGGTGTATTTCACCCATAAGTGTCAGTAAGGAAAACTTTTATTACTTCGCTACTCTGTATATAATGTTTTACAAACTGCAAAATGTCTACCTTCTCTGAGCCATTGCCGTGGTTCAGAAAGTGCGCCGTGGTAGCAAATCGGGTACAACGGGTTGTCGTGCTCATGGATGTCAACAATGTGGTTAACTGCTGACACCCACTTTGCAAGACATAGGTCCCCATCATCCCCGCTTGTACGCGGACACCGATACGCATGTCTCGTCAAGCTATCAATCCAGAGCTGCACAACTTGGTGTTTCGTTGAGCGACTGAGAGCCAAGAGCTTTTTCTTGACTCCTGTTGGATGTTATCACGTGTGACATAAAACTCCCTCCAGAAAATTACACCACTCACCTTTGACAACATGCCACACATCAAATCTGTGCTTTATGTGTGGGCACAGTCGCCTTAGCATGGCTTTGATGCCAGAATGGCGGTCAGTGACCAGGGTGTCCACAGTCATGTCATGTACCTCGAGAAAGGCGAGGCATTTCTGTAGACCATAGGCTTCCATTGCATTGCTCCTGCTGACCTCAGTAGACTGcataggaggaaaggtcagggTCAGACATTGTATGTGAGGCACTACAACGAATTGCCATACTATTAATGAGATACTTTTGTGAGTAATGCGGCAAGTAATTTATTAATTTTTCCAAGCAATTTGTGAATAATTTCATTACGAGTGAATACTCTGTAATAGATAGTAATTAATCGTTTTGACTAAGCTTGATTTATAGACAGTCTTTCCTGTCGTCCATGCTATTGCACTACAATAAGTGATGGTCACTGAATGTAGCATTTCATATGTGCATTCTAAGTTTTGCCTGGGGGCACTTTAGTCTCGTCCTACTACAGCCTGCTGTATCCACACTTCACATTAGACAATCAAGTAGGCAAAAGCGAGTCACTTTTGAATTCCCAAATTAGAATGTAACATGACCAAGCTCTTCTATTGTAGGCGCTTTTTTATCCATGATAACTTTTGTCACAAAACTTTTCTGGTGTCCACAAAACAACTTGAGGTACCTTAACCAACTCGAAGTGCACGATACGGTTGGCTGCAGTCTCCAGAAGCGTGTAGGTGCCATACAATGCAGTGTGGCCGGGTGAGTCGCACCTGCCATCCCCGGCAAGGGTCAGGGGCAGTGGCCGAAGCTGGTGAAGGATCTCTGCTTGTCTCATGAGGTAGACCTAAAAACATTTTCGGATGAGTGCAAATTGAGGAACCCTGGGTACACTTGGTAGATGACCCATGATTGTCAGAGAAATAGTGGTAAAGCCAAAACCGTACTAGACTGCCTGCCCTACAGCATTGCATTTGCAATTGATTGAAGCACCTCCAAAGGAGGTTCTTACTATACGATCATAGCACAATCACAGAAAAATAGTTGTTCTTTCTACTTTTTACTTTGACTATTTCCTGAGGGAACTCAAGGCACAGCCAATAATCTAAGCAGCAGGAAAAATCAGGGCCATACACTCAACGCAAACATATCACGTGCCCCTTTTATCCCACTCTGTGGGGCATGTCACAGCAAAGTCATACGTCACGTCACAGGACTCACATCATTCACAGCAGGAAAGAGGTGCTCCTTCTGCGTTAGAAAGTACTGATACATTGTAAGTGTTGCCATCTTCATAAGCTCAAACATCCTAAACGCTTTTGAGATGTTCACAGCTGAGAAGAGCAGACCAGGACGTTCCCCAGTGGTCGGCCCCCCAGCCAAGGTTGGCTGTGCCAAGACCGTTCCCTCCCACACTTGCAACGCATGACAGCTTTCAAGCATGTCCCCCTTGTTGTGGTGTTGATGTCAACATCATCGTTCCCACAATAGGGGCACTGGGTTAGCAGCTCTTTCAAACTGGATTCTGCCACCAGGAAAAATCGCTAATCTGGATTTGGTCTGGAAAGCCAACCAAAATTTTTAATTCTTAGATTATTATGCAACCAGCGTCTTGAACAAGCTTTGAGAAATATTTCAAAATATTTCACTTACGTTTGATGCCCACGAGATTTTGAAAGCCCTCGTGGTTGCAACATCTtgtctgcttcactgcaagaaaagaaaacaaattctCAAAGTTTCTATTTACCTCATGATCTCAAGCTTACTCTTCAGTGTCTGAGCTTTCTGCGGTTTCAGACAACTGGAATCTCACATCCTTTGGGTCGGGTGGGCTGTACGCACAAGTGAAACAGATTAATTTGCCTTCATCACAAGCGCTTTTCATCACTGCTGAGACAATGCCACAGTGTCATTTTTATGTACACCAATCCAAACAGAGTTCCCAGAAATAACAACAAAGCTGAATACAtgttgaaaaagaaaatactgCCCATACCATGTGGACACATCCGTCGTGTCTAAGTCCACAGGCACTGGAGTAGAGGTACGGCCACCAGGCGGTGACGTCGAAAGGCTAGCATGCTCCAGTGGGACAACACAAAGCTGTGCTGCGTCATCATGTGGCAGCAAAGCCTCTGCTAAAGAAACAGCTGCGCCTTTGTCTCCACTGGTTTCTAGACACTCTGCTGCAACTTGTGAGGATGTAAAGGAGAGTGCACCAGTGGGTGGGAAGGTTATAGCTGTCTGAGTTCCCCTGCTTGGCATAAGGATGCCTGTTTGAGTGGCTGCATACACACAAGTGAAAAACATACATGGTTAAAAAAGGATGAAACGAATGCATGTTGAGCTCATGTTTCTCACAAAGTTCTTTGAAAGCTTACACAGCAGTTAATTTGGTTCAATGTCACTACTGCTTCTTTATAATAAGTGCAACAGTGTTTTGGCTTATAACTTCATATACTCATGACGGAATTCTCCACCTGACCAGTTAGGCAATATGACGGAAGCAACCAAAGTATTCATTACGTATAGTTACACTGCATAACAAACACAAACATATTTGTGAAGCACAATACATTTTGAAGCATAATTACCAAGTGTTGCAGTGGGAACAGCTGTCTGTGTTTTCTCATTTGCCGTCTTTCCACCCTTCAAGCGTTGTTTCTGTGGCACCAAAGTGTACAAAAAGCCATATTGGCTGACAGTCTGGTATGGAACCAAAGGCTGAAGGGGCAGCTCATCCAGGACGAGAACTTAAAAAATTAAGCAAACacacagtatatatatattgtcagTATATGTATTGTAGTATATATTGTATAGTATGAATATTGTCATCATGGGTACATTATTGATTACTGTATTTTCTTGAGACAAGCTGCATAGCTGTAGGCTCAGCTACACttagtgctggacaaaagtttcaGGTGTGGCACATTTTTTCATCGGACTGAGTGCAAAACGTGACTTGCTAGATGGGTGGTGGACTATTTGCATCCACCTTTCAAAATATGTGTACCCTATATTGTAAGATGCTAGAGTGTCACCCTCAGGCAAAACTCTGCCACCACCATGTCTGTTTTTGCAGTTCTTTTTTGGTACATAATTTACAGTCTTATTGTTTGAGCTGTGATAGGTGAACTGGAAAGCATACCATCCTCTGATGATGTGGCTGTCATGTGCTGCAGAACTGAACTCCCACTTGCATCACTTGTAGAGGCTGATACTCCTGCATACGCTGCCGGTTTCACAACATGAACATTCAGTGTAAATCAGAATTCACATTTCATTAACCGTACAACACGGACTTTCCTAATGGAAGTTTCTTGTACTCACCACCTGAAGCAGATTCCATCAAGCTGCTTCTCTTCACCTGTGACAGAAATTGAGCACCTGATGTGGGACATGATGCATAAAACTGTAATGCCTAATTATTATTCTGTTGGAAAGCTGCCTCCTTTGCTCTCACTAGCTCACAAAAATGACGTTGCTAGTTCACAAAAATGCTGGGTTACATGAGCAAAGAAAGACACAGGAGAAACAGTGAATCTGAATAATGCAAGTTATAGAGGGatgtcgcaaaaaaaaaaatacgtaggGTGCTGGTGGGGGCTAGGAGTGTCTGGTACATCACAGCCGGTCGCGGTGTTTCATGTGTACTTTTTCTGGCGCGCATTTGCAGAAACAAATGGCTGAAATCGGCGGATAGTGCGTGAAAAAATGTACTTCCGTATGTACTTGTTGTTATATACGCCGAGCAGCACAACCGACATCTGGTAGGATATACTCTCCCCTTTATTGTACGTGATTACACTCCGAGTGTAGTGTGTTTACATTGAGTCACCTAGATCCCGATCGCCTACATGGAGGCACTTCGTGAGCTATTATATCACTACACCACACTTTTGTAGGGCTTCATTCGAAATGAATCGAAAACAAATGCTTACCTGCTCATCCGGCACGTCGGTGGTTTCCATTTGCTCATCGAACAATGTGGGCACAGCATCGGGCTTTAGTCTCTTTCGTTTGGCTGACAGTCCCATACGGAATTGCAATAAGTCCGATTCCACGTACGCCTCGTCGGCAAAATGCGAAGAACAAACGTGCCGAACATGCAGTTCCTCTGCCACGACAGGAAGACTGCCGGCGATTGCTGCTTCCCACTTTCGTTTAGTGTCTCTGTCCTTGGCCCCGTGAAATGTCAATTCTGGGTTCGCACCAGACGATTTTTTACAGCCAGGAGCATTACGACGTGTTCCCGAACTCGAAGACATGTTGCAATTTCACCACTGAGCGAAACTCACAGCACTTTCGAGGAAATTGGTTGTCTCATGCACAGAGACATGCACGACGCCATATGTACAAAGCAGACGATATCTCCGAGAGAAAATGGGGGAGCGGCGCCAGGCGCTGCGCCGACCTCGCATTGGTCCTGTTGAAGCCTTCGtcacaatgacgtcatccgaTGTTTCGCTGATCgaaaaaactcgtttatttattcCCGGAACATTTTCTAGCCAAGATAATTGATGAAATGAATTGTCGAATGA includes these proteins:
- the LOC135392731 gene encoding uncharacterized protein LOC135392731, encoding MESASGAYAGVSASTSDASGSSVLQHMTATSSEDVLVLDELPLQPLVPYQTVSQYGFLYTLVPQKQRLKGGKTANEKTQTAVPTATLATQTGILMPSRGTQTAITFPPTGALSFTSSQVAAECLETSGDKGAAVSLAEALLPHDDAAQLCVVPLEHASLSTSPPGGRTSTPVPVDLDTTDVSTCPPDPKDVRFQLSETAESSDTEDEADKMLQPRGLSKSRGHQTPNPD